A stretch of the Argentina anserina chromosome 6, drPotAnse1.1, whole genome shotgun sequence genome encodes the following:
- the LOC126797671 gene encoding mitogen-activated protein kinase kinase 5-like, which yields MRPNNHMNHQMPPPPAGGVAQARKDPAAGKGRRRVDLSLPMPKRDTSLAVPLPLPPGPSSAPSGSDAVMISFADLDRANRIGSGAGGTVYKVIHKPTGRLYALKVIYGNHDEAVRHQICREIQILRDVDNPNVVKCHDMFDHNGEIQVLLEYMDGGSLEGKHISNEKDLSDLARQILTGLAYLHRRKIVHRDIKPSNLLINARNQVKIADFGVSRILAQTMDPCNSSVGTIAYMSPERINTDLNQGKYDGYAGDIWSLGVSILEFYMGRFPFNVGRTQGDWASLMWAICMSQPPEAPPTASREFRNFIACCLQREPNRRMPAAQLLRHPFISGNGGGPEKVHQNLHTLLPPPRPLPS from the coding sequence ATGAGGCCCAATAATCATATGAACCACCAGAtgccgccgccgccggccgGAGGTGTAGCTCAAGCGAGAAAGGACCCGGCGGCGGGGAAGGGCCGACGTCGTGTGGACCTGAGCCTACCGATGCCGAAGCGGGACACGTCGCTGGCGGTGCCTTTGCCTCTGCCGCCGGGGCCGAGCTCGGCGCCGTCCGGCTCCGACGCCGTGATGATCAGCTTCGCCGACCTGGATCGGGCCAACCGGATTGGGAGCGGCGCCGGCGGCACGGTCTATAAGGTGATCCACAAGCCGACGGGACGTCTCTACGCGCTGAAAGTGATCTACGGCAACCACGACGAGGCGGTGAGGCACCAGATCTGCCGCGAGATCCAAATCCTCAGGGACGTCGATAACCCTAACGTCGTCAAGTGCCACGACATGTTTGACCACAACGGCGAGATCCAGGTCCTTCTGGAGTACATGGACGGCGGCTCTTTAGAGGGTAAGCAcatctcaaacgagaaagatCTCTCCGATTTAGCGCGGCAGATCCTCACCGGCTTGGCCTACCTCCACAGACGGAAAATCGTCCACCGTGATATCAAGCCTTCCAATCTCTTGATCAACGCCAGGAACCAGGTCAAGATCGCCGATTTCGGAGTCAGCCGGATTCTGGCGCAGACTATGGACCCGTGCAACTCCTCTGTAGGGACCATAGCCTACATGAGCCCGGAGAGGATCAACACCGATCTTAATCAGGGCAAGTACGACGGCTACGCCGGCGATATTTGGTCTCTTGGGGTCAGCATCTTGGAGTTTTACATGGGCCGGTTTCCGTTCAATGTGGGCCGGACTCAGGGAGACTGGGCCAGCTTAATGTGGGCCATTTGTATGTCGCAGCCGCCGGAGGCTCCGCCGACGGCGTCCCGGGAGTTTCGGAATTTCATTGCTTGCTGTCTGCAGAGGGAGCCCAACAGGAGAATGCCGGCGGCGCAGTTGCTGCGGCACCCGTTTATCTCAGGGAACGGCGGCGGGCCGGAGAAGGTTCATCAGAATCTGCACACTCTTCTGCCACCGCCGCGCCCGCTTCCTTCTTAG
- the LOC126798765 gene encoding mitogen-activated protein kinase kinase 5-like, whose amino-acid sequence MPMSKSPSSSKPTRWTKLRNKLRSIFSMRHRPVPQPAPPLGPLSATPEEHLINVLEPERAINCIRSRSARIRENRLTMSCRSSSAACNSIHPVKHGKSFSMDQISIFKPPPPVPSLALPVPESLLINFSDLEREQKPIKRGAGGTVYKAIHKPSSRLYAVKVICFDHEDSFLCHIFEEFQVLREVANPNVVKCYDMFNHNGEIHVLLEFMSGGSLQRKHIHNEKALSDLARQILTGLAYLHRRRVAHRDIKPANFLVNNRNEVKIADFVGRSFAKTMDPWNSCVGNVAYMCPERINTDLNQGKLYNAYAGDIWSFGVSILELYAGRYPFPVDRYKEGSWSSLVWAICMCQPPEAPPTASAELKHFIACCLQRDPQKRMSAAQLLQHPFISGKGGG is encoded by the coding sequence ATGCCAATGTCGAAGTCACCTTCAAGTTCTAAACCTACTCGCTGGACAAAGCTTCGTAACAAGCTTCGTAGTATATTCTCGATGCGCCACCGTCCCGTACCCCAACCTGCTCCTCCGTTGGGTCCTTTGTCGGCTACGCCGGAGGAACATCTGATCAACGTCTTGGAGCCGGAGCGGGCGATcaattgcatcagaagccgttcGGCTCGGATCCGTGAAAATAGGTTGACGATGTCTTGCCGGTCATCTTCAGCCGCCTGTAATAGTATACACCCAGTGAAACATGGTAAAAGTTTCTCTATGGATCAAATTTCCATATTCAAACCTCCTCCTCCGGTTCCCAGCTTGGCGCTGCCGGTACCGGAGTCACTTCTGATCAACTTCTCTGATTTAGAGCGGGAGCAAAAACCGATTAAAAGGGGAGCCGGCGGCACCGTCTACAAAGCCATTCACAAGCCGAGCAGCCGGCTTTACGCCGTGAAAGTGATCTGCTTCGACCACGAGGACTCTTTCCTGTGTCATATCTTCGAAGAGTTCCAAGTTCTCCGCGAAGTTGCTAACCCTAACGTCGTCAAGTGCTACGACATGTTCAACCACAACGGCGAGATACATGTGCTGCTAGAATTCATGAGCGGAGGTTCGTTACAGCGCAAGCACATCCACAACGAGAAAGCTCTTTCCGATTTGGCTAGGCAGATCCTCACCGGCTTGGCCTATCTCCATCGACGGCGCGTTGCGCACCGCGATATCAAGCCCGCTAATTTCTTGGTCAACAACCGAAATGAAGTTAAAATTGCTGATTTCGTTGGAAGAAGCTTCGCCAAGACTATGGACCCATGGAACTCATGTGTTGGAAACGTAGCATACATGTGCCCGGAGAGGATCAACACAGATCTCAATCAGGGCAAGCTGTACAACGCTTACGCCGGCGATATTTGGAGCTTTGGGGTCAGCATCTTGGAACTTTACGCAGGTCGGTACCCCTTTCCTGTGGATCGCTACAAAGAAGGATCCTGGTCGAGCTTAGTTTGGGCAATATGCATGTGTCAGCCTCCAGAAGCTCCTCCGACTGCCTCCGCAGAGTTGAAGCATTTTATTGCCTGCTGTTTGCAAAGAGACCCCCAGAAGAGAATGTCAGCGGCACAGTTGTTGCAGCACCCATTTATCTCCGGCAAAGGAGGTGGATAG
- the LOC126799574 gene encoding LOW QUALITY PROTEIN: DNA-dependent metalloprotease WSS1-like (The sequence of the model RefSeq protein was modified relative to this genomic sequence to represent the inferred CDS: deleted 2 bases in 1 codon; substituted 1 base at 1 genomic stop codon), with amino-acid sequence MLDSVLTSDTLKSSPANPALQGLNIGGGAEVKLRLQRPNNERDFYPFEQILHTMLHELCHNEHGPHNADFYNLLDEIRRECEELMGKGITGTGQGFDLPGRRLGGSSRQPPPSSLRQTVLAAAESRARRGALSPSGPKRLGGDSNIKAALSPIQAAAMAAERRLYDDLWCGSKSLKGDANGQDQVGTSQMPETSTVTNERSTQTSTQPKLGLEKVNDQSKWQCRMCTXLNEEFALTCAACVTLKDNTKFKVWSCKFCTLENRVGVERLFFFCLACGEWRYSYGPPVSNRGPYVGT; translated from the exons ATGTTGGATTCAGTATTGACATCTGATACTTTGAAAAGCAGCCCTGCCAACCCAGCTCTTCAGGGGCTCAATATTGGTGGAGGTGCTGAAGTTAAGCTCAGATTGCAAAGGCCAAACAACGAAAGGGATTTTTATCCGTTTGAACAGATTCTTCATACAATGTTGCACGAGCTCTGCCACAACGAGCATGGTCCTCATAATGCAGACTTTTACAACCTTTTGGACGAGATCAGAAGG GAATGTGAGGAACTGATGGGTAAAGGGATTACTGGCACTGGTCAAGGATTTGATCTTCCTGGGAGACGTTTGGGTGGTTCCTCACGTCAACCCCCTCCTTCGTCTCTACGTCAGACTGTACTGGCTGCTGCTGAAAGCAGAGCACGTCGTGGAGCTCTATCGCCATCTGGACCTAAGCGTTTAGGTGGGGATAGCAACATTAAGGCTGCTCTGAGCCCTATACAAGCTGCTGCCATGGCTGCAGAAAGGAGACTATATGATGATCTATGGTGTGGGTCAAAGTCTTTAAAGGGTGACGCTAATGGTCAGGATCAAGTCGGAACTTCTCAAATGCCAGAAACTTCCACAGTTACTAATGAAAGATCTACCCAAACTTCTACTCAACCAAAGCTGGGTCTGGAAAAAGTAAATGATCAATCGAAGTGGCAATGCAGAATGTGCACTTAACTAAATGAG GAATTCGCATTGACATGTGCGGCCTGCGTGACTTTAAAAGATAACACCAAGTTTAAGGTTTGGTCTTGCAAATTTTGTACATTGGAGAACAGAGTTGGGGTAGAAaga cttttttttttttgcttagcTTGCGGAGAATGGCGATATTCATATGGTCCTCCTGTCTCGAATCGTGGACCTTATGTTGGCACCTGA
- the LOC126799605 gene encoding (R)-mandelonitrile lyase-like, whose product MAARPIFLCLLLLQAFAFLVPINAAAAPPRPPPRNPRHRRQEPSYLKFVSNGTDFPPVDYYDYIIVGGGTAGCPLAATLSSRFRVLLLERGGIAYGNRNLMTQEGFLAALMDVNTVDSPTESFISEDGVPNVRGRILGGSSGINAGFYSRADQEFYKRSAFHWDLKVVNESYEWVEKAIVFRPELKSWQSAFREGLLQAGVDPYNGYNFDHILGTKTGGSTFDNLGRRHSAADLLKYAKPLNIRVAVHATVERVLLASSTSSPVSRQSAVGVVFRDRSGRYHHAMLRKHGEVFLSAGAIGTPQLLLLSGIGPRPYLASWGIPVAHHLPYVGQYMFDNPRNGISIVPPIPLEHSLIQVVGITESGAYIESASTVIQFAAPLRSAFLRTPSAPLYLTVATLMEKIVGPVSAGSLRLASTDVKENPLVRFNYFNSPVDVQRCVNGTRKLGEILRTSSMDAFKFQGWFGNKDFRFIGPALPLDQFDFEEMADFCRRTVSTIWHYHGGCVSGKVVDGDFRVIGIDALRVVDGSTFGISPGTNPQATLLMLGRYVGQKIMNDRKGGYKLVD is encoded by the exons ATGGCTGCGAGACCCATTTTCCTCTGTCTACTTCTTCTTCAGGCGTTTGCTTTCTTGGTGCCCATCAATGCTGCCGCAGCTCCTCCACGACCGCCGCCTCGGAACCCACGCCACCGTCGTCAAG AGCCAAGTTACTTGAAGTTTGTTTCCAATGGCACTGATTTTCCACCGGTAGACTACTATGACTACATTATCGTGGGAGGTGGGACTGCTGGGTGCCCTTTGGCTGCAACACTGTCATCCAGGTTTCGGGTCCTGCTGCTAGAGAGAGGTGGCATCGCTTATGGCAACCGAAACTTGATGACCCAGGAAGGTTTCTTGGCAGCACTCATGGATGTCAACACCGTCGACTCTCCAACAGAATCTTTCATATCTGAAGATGGTGTTCCAAATGTCCGAGGTCGCATTCTTGGTGGCAGCAGTGGCATAAATGCTGGTTTCTATAGCCGTGCAGATCAGGAGTTCTACAAAAGATCTGCGTTCCATTGGGATCTTAAAGTGGTGAATGAGTCCTATGAGTGGGTTGAAAAAGCAATTGTCTTCAGGCCCGAGCTTAAGAGCTGGCAGTCAGCATTTCGAGAGGGCTTGTTGCAAGCTGGTGTTGATCCTTATAATGGgtataattttgatcatatactGGGGACCAAGACTGGTGGTTCAACATTTGATAACTTGGGAAGGAGACACAGTGCTGCTGACCTTCTTAAGTATGCAAAGCCACTAAATATTCGAGTTGCAGTGCATGCCACTGTGGAAAGAGTTCTGTTGGCTTCATCTACATCATCTCCAGTGTCAAGGCAATCTGCGGTTGGAGTCGTTTTTCGTGACAGAAGTGGGAGGTATCACCATGCTATGCTACGAAAGCATGGAGAGGTGTTTCTCTCAGCAGGGGCAATTGGAACTCCGCAGCTACTTCTACTGAGCGGTATTGGCCCTAGGCCTTATCTTGCATCATGGGGGATCCCAGTGGCTCATCATCTTCCTTATGTCGGGCAGTATATGTTTGATAATCCCAGAAATGGTATCTCTATAGTGCCACCAATTCCACTGGAGCACTCACTCATTCAAGTGGTTGGCATTACTGAATCAGGTGCTTACATTGAATCAGCCTCCACTGTTATCCAATTTGCTGCTCCACTCCGCTCTGCTTTCCTTAGGACACCATCTGCGCCTCTATATCTTACTGTGGCCACTCTTATGGAGAAGATTGTCGGGCCTGTCTCTGCTGGTTCTTTAAGGCTGGCTTCAACTGATGTCAAGGAGAATCCTCTTGTTCGATTCAATTACTTCAACAGCCCAGTGGATGTGCAAAGGTGTGTGAATGGGACACGAAAACTTGGTGAAATTCTCAGGACCAGCTCTATGGATGCTTTCAAGTTCCAGGGATGGTTTGGGAATAAGGACTTCAGGTTTATAGGGCCTGCCTTGCCACTTGATCAGTTTGACTTTGAGGAGATGGCAGATTTCTGCCGTCGCACAGTAAGCACCATATGGCACTACCATGGGGGCTGCGTTTCTGGGAAGGTGGTTGATGGTGATTTCCGGGTCATTGGTATAGATGCACTCCGTGTTGTTGATGGGTCTACTTTTGGTATATCACCAGGGACCAATCCTCAGGCTACCCTGCTGATGCTTGGAAG ATACGTTGGGCAGAAGATAATGAATGACAGAAAGGGAGGATATAAATTGGTTGATTGA